One genomic window of Candidatus Pseudobacter hemicellulosilyticus includes the following:
- a CDS encoding Lrp/AsnC family transcriptional regulator codes for MEINLDDIDLKILDKMQSNARISNADLARELEMAPSAVLERVKKLEQKQVIVQYNAQINPAALQQKLLAFIFIRTTEGFASNNDTARAIAAIPEVQEVHHIAGEDCYLIKVRTTDSASLMNLMRNSLKKIPNVHSTKTTIVLETAKEQQQLVIPLKQ; via the coding sequence ATGGAAATCAACCTGGACGATATTGATCTGAAAATTCTGGACAAAATGCAGTCCAATGCCCGGATTTCCAATGCTGACCTTGCCCGTGAACTGGAGATGGCGCCATCTGCCGTCCTGGAAAGGGTCAAGAAGCTGGAACAGAAACAGGTGATTGTCCAGTACAACGCCCAGATCAATCCTGCTGCCCTGCAGCAGAAGCTGCTGGCTTTTATCTTTATCCGCACCACGGAAGGATTTGCCAGTAACAACGATACCGCCCGCGCTATTGCTGCCATCCCGGAAGTGCAGGAAGTTCACCATATTGCCGGTGAAGACTGCTACCTGATCAAGGTCCGCACTACCGATTCTGCTTCCCTTATGAACCTCATGCGCAACTCCCTCAAAAAGATCCCCAACGTACATTCCACCAAGACCACCATTGTACTGGAAACTGCCAAAGAGCAGCAGCAATTGGTCATCCCACTAAAACAGTAA
- a CDS encoding DUF3127 domain-containing protein, whose protein sequence is MDISGKILQLLQVQTGQGKNGTWKKQDFILETGDTYPKKVCIAVWGDKIDMNSFRPGDSITVSFDVESREYNGRWYTDVKAWKIVKGSGGSDADMPPPPVNAPAFNGGGDDDLPF, encoded by the coding sequence ATGGATATCAGTGGAAAAATCCTTCAGTTATTACAAGTTCAGACAGGCCAGGGCAAGAATGGTACCTGGAAAAAACAGGATTTTATTTTAGAAACGGGGGATACCTATCCCAAGAAAGTTTGTATTGCCGTTTGGGGCGATAAGATAGACATGAACAGTTTCAGACCCGGTGATTCCATCACCGTATCCTTCGATGTGGAAAGCCGCGAGTACAATGGCCGCTGGTACACAGACGTGAAGGCCTGGAAAATTGTAAAAGGCAGCGGCGGCAGTGATGCCGATATGCCTCCTCCCCCGGTTAATGCTCCGGCATTCAATGGTGGTGGTGATGATGACCTGCCCTTTTAA